From the Nodularia sp. NIES-3585 genome, one window contains:
- a CDS encoding NAD-dependent epimerase/dehydratase family protein produces the protein MAKSIVTGAAGFIGSHLVEGLLQQGKEVIGIDHFNDYYDPILKRKNLAHLDAYPKFTLIEGDIQFLDWQALLQDVEVVYHQAAQAGVRASWGEGFRNYTERNISATQVLLEAAKDAQSLKRLVFASTSSIYGDAETLPTHEKIPPQPVSPYGITKLAAERLCGLYHKNFGVPIVALRYFTVYGPRQRPDMAFHKFFKSILHDEAIPIYGDGQQTRDFTFVSDVIAANLAAATVPQAVGEIFNIGGGSRVVLAEVLDTMAEIVGKPIQKNYIEKAMGDARHTAADVSKARQILGYQPQVTLREGLTQEWQWVKALYA, from the coding sequence ATGGCTAAAAGTATTGTGACTGGAGCAGCGGGTTTTATTGGTTCTCACCTTGTGGAAGGACTACTGCAACAAGGAAAAGAAGTGATTGGGATTGATCACTTTAACGACTACTACGATCCTATTTTAAAGCGGAAAAATCTGGCACATCTAGATGCTTATCCTAAGTTTACTTTAATTGAAGGCGATATTCAGTTTCTAGATTGGCAGGCGTTACTTCAAGATGTTGAGGTTGTTTACCATCAGGCGGCTCAAGCTGGGGTAAGAGCCAGTTGGGGTGAAGGTTTCCGTAATTATACAGAACGCAATATTAGTGCCACACAAGTTTTGTTAGAAGCGGCGAAAGATGCTCAAAGCTTGAAAAGATTAGTATTTGCCTCGACATCTAGTATATATGGAGATGCCGAAACATTACCAACTCATGAAAAAATTCCACCGCAACCAGTTTCTCCTTATGGGATTACCAAATTAGCAGCAGAACGTTTGTGTGGACTATATCACAAAAACTTTGGTGTACCTATTGTGGCATTACGCTATTTTACAGTTTATGGGCCGAGACAACGCCCGGATATGGCTTTTCATAAATTTTTCAAGTCTATTTTGCACGATGAAGCAATTCCGATTTACGGAGATGGACAGCAAACGCGAGATTTTACTTTTGTCAGTGATGTCATAGCTGCCAATTTAGCAGCCGCTACTGTACCCCAAGCGGTGGGTGAAATTTTCAATATTGGCGGTGGTAGCAGGGTCGTTTTAGCTGAAGTTTTGGACACTATGGCAGAAATAGTGGGCAAACCCATTCAGAAAAATTACATCGAAAAGGCGATGGGTGATGCGCGTCATACGGCTGCTGATGTCTCGAAAGCGAGGCAAATTTTAGGATATCAGCCGCAAGTTACTTTAAGGGAGGGTTTAACGCAGGAATGGCAATGGGTGAAGGCTTTGTATGCTTGA
- a CDS encoding DUF2157 domain-containing protein, whose translation MPSPHEDLLKIQLNLPSSHPQLLEGLDLWLRLGLISDIQVRQLCRQFLVCPVVLFPLNIPETPVRITVSDPVKSLPVAAFASSSRRQTPKPPPEPNFFTSMLQSLGAELSVRWLLFLGLFLVVVSSGVLAASQWERFPASGQYGVLFLYTLSFWGFSFWAGRQDNLRLTAQTLLIVTLLLIPVNFWAMDSFKLWQNPLDWLTVAIACPSLTFITVLLCKNRAVFNKLPTGKLPLVNVLGLIYLHWGWQIPGFPVIAIYVAMVGTTIITIYHNRYPQQPAITSENPSPEPNNLGISLFAAVIIYALTVLLIRGIFVNGVDVTQLGLAIGICGWLATWLAQNRDSSSLWQRLGGILLCLGWLVTVFDQPAQAIAVSGLALWYVGNRLRRYSFPIDLAIFFTIGLQAIWLGWRLVPLDIQQRAIALGMQLTNAVNEPWALLSVALFPYLIFMVAITERLNRAQKPELAKFGELLTLLFGAFLTTIATVNPTLRALNLIFSTITLAVVTKRRSSVPIPLVYLTHIMGVLTIGSMINWLLPNLALHIWASIILALMVAEWVFSLGEGLWQSSAWYIGLGLATLSFSLLWVTNVETGYNLFLNRYPWGWLWLITPISLTALASRTTGQRRTANTLFSILAVSINQLLTLALPGTRLISLGVATAVMFANTRYVRDKATAVITVGFGLSLIGALLWEGIPGLPELTITGWFIVGAIAILSLWLARTALSRRGNELATIYAVACDGWAIALCSIELVTMTLHSALVYLGLFNPGILYLTATAIALGAIVYRSWHSPTNWAFYGIGWCVELFIAEVLSFGEQSFIKIAVANIALGLIAQLCGEWWRRQHQLERIPSSLHILPLIYGAFSVLLRFDTFTDWTGLLSLGVALILIGVGRRNTPFKPLLYLGIIGVSISAYELLFYQMSQTTGGALGDGLIAMSALGTSIMYAYRILTPWILSYLRLTPQELKGIAHLHWFWSSSLLMAAIPLPMDINRLVGLATGVFLIRYAIFQGKGTPAIPRIFGRITIGELWVYLGLLETAAMRIYWRETSVGQFLGGPLVPWNGAIACVIAYFLYILPWESWGWSKRPWQQAAYITPLVIIWETRMQVSPIALLIAVGFYIFLAKVSQNIRFTYISAVLINWGLFRWFDSLLLTNALWYVTPIGLSLLYVAQVDPLLRLPKYKTARHSLGLLGSSLICGWAILFDQQTPLIPGIFSLIAIFAGLALRTRAFLYVGTATFLITSFYQLVIFSFSYPFLKWIVGLLVGIILISVAANFETRRTQINTILRNISDELQQWQ comes from the coding sequence ATGCCATCTCCACATGAAGACCTCTTAAAAATCCAACTCAATTTACCATCCTCCCACCCGCAATTACTAGAAGGATTGGATTTATGGTTGCGCTTGGGTTTAATCTCCGATATCCAAGTTAGGCAGCTATGCCGACAGTTTCTTGTCTGTCCAGTGGTATTATTTCCCCTAAATATACCTGAAACTCCAGTCAGGATAACTGTTTCTGACCCTGTAAAATCTCTACCTGTAGCAGCTTTTGCATCTAGTAGCCGCAGACAAACACCCAAACCACCACCAGAACCAAATTTTTTCACCTCAATGTTGCAGTCTTTGGGCGCAGAATTGAGTGTGCGTTGGCTACTGTTTTTAGGTTTATTTCTAGTTGTGGTTTCCTCTGGTGTACTAGCTGCTAGTCAGTGGGAGAGGTTTCCCGCTTCTGGACAGTATGGCGTTTTATTCCTTTATACCTTAAGTTTCTGGGGATTTAGCTTTTGGGCGGGGAGACAAGATAATCTCAGGTTAACAGCTCAGACGTTGCTGATTGTCACCCTGTTGTTAATCCCGGTGAACTTTTGGGCAATGGATAGCTTTAAGTTATGGCAGAATCCTTTGGACTGGTTGACAGTGGCGATCGCTTGCCCTAGCCTAACATTTATTACAGTTTTACTCTGCAAAAATCGCGCTGTTTTTAATAAGTTACCCACAGGAAAATTACCTCTAGTTAATGTTCTGGGGTTAATTTATTTGCATTGGGGTTGGCAAATACCCGGCTTTCCTGTAATTGCCATTTACGTGGCAATGGTGGGTACAACTATCATTACTATTTATCATAATCGCTACCCACAGCAGCCCGCCATCACTTCCGAAAATCCTAGTCCAGAACCCAATAACTTAGGTATCAGCTTATTCGCTGCTGTAATTATTTATGCGTTAACAGTTTTATTAATCCGAGGAATTTTTGTTAATGGGGTAGATGTCACCCAGTTAGGGTTAGCCATTGGGATTTGTGGCTGGCTGGCGACTTGGTTAGCACAAAACAGAGATTCTTCATCCCTTTGGCAACGATTGGGAGGAATTTTGTTATGCCTCGGTTGGTTAGTGACAGTATTCGATCAACCAGCACAAGCCATAGCGGTAAGTGGATTAGCTTTGTGGTATGTGGGTAATCGCTTACGAAGGTATTCTTTCCCCATTGATTTAGCAATATTTTTTACCATTGGTTTACAAGCAATTTGGCTGGGTTGGCGATTAGTACCTTTAGATATACAACAAAGAGCGATCGCTCTTGGTATGCAACTCACCAATGCTGTAAATGAACCTTGGGCATTATTGAGTGTTGCTTTATTCCCTTATTTAATCTTTATGGTGGCAATCACTGAGAGATTAAATCGCGCCCAAAAGCCAGAATTAGCTAAATTTGGTGAATTGCTCACGCTTTTATTTGGTGCTTTTTTAACGACAATTGCGACTGTAAATCCTACATTGCGCGCGCTCAATTTAATCTTTTCTACCATCACTCTCGCAGTCGTTACCAAACGCCGTTCCTCTGTTCCCATTCCCTTGGTATATCTAACTCACATCATGGGAGTGCTGACAATTGGTTCTATGATTAATTGGCTATTACCAAATCTGGCTTTACACATCTGGGCAAGCATTATACTCGCTCTCATGGTGGCAGAATGGGTATTTAGTCTGGGAGAAGGATTATGGCAAAGTAGTGCATGGTACATCGGTTTGGGGCTGGCTACCCTGAGTTTTAGTTTACTGTGGGTAACTAATGTAGAAACTGGGTATAACTTATTTCTTAACCGATATCCTTGGGGATGGTTATGGCTAATTACCCCTATTAGTCTGACAGCTTTAGCTAGTCGCACCACTGGACAACGGCGCACGGCAAATACTTTATTCAGTATTCTCGCTGTCAGCATAAATCAACTATTAACTTTAGCACTGCCTGGAACCAGATTAATTAGTCTGGGTGTGGCTACGGCTGTAATGTTTGCAAATACCCGCTATGTAAGAGACAAAGCAACTGCGGTAATTACAGTCGGTTTTGGATTGAGTTTGATCGGGGCGTTGCTGTGGGAGGGTATACCTGGATTACCTGAACTGACTATAACCGGGTGGTTTATTGTGGGTGCGATCGCTATCCTCAGTTTATGGTTAGCCAGAACAGCACTCAGCCGACGCGGTAACGAGTTAGCAACTATATATGCAGTAGCTTGTGATGGATGGGCGATCGCATTATGTAGCATCGAATTAGTGACGATGACGCTGCACTCGGCGTTAGTATATCTGGGGCTTTTTAACCCAGGAATTTTGTACTTAACAGCCACAGCGATCGCTTTAGGGGCAATTGTCTATCGTAGTTGGCATTCACCGACAAATTGGGCATTTTATGGCATCGGTTGGTGTGTAGAATTGTTTATTGCTGAAGTTCTGAGTTTTGGAGAACAGTCATTTATTAAGATTGCAGTTGCTAACATCGCCTTGGGTTTAATCGCCCAACTTTGCGGAGAATGGTGGCGACGACAACACCAATTAGAGAGAATTCCTAGTAGCTTGCACATTTTGCCATTAATATATGGTGCATTTAGTGTATTGCTGCGTTTCGACACCTTTACCGATTGGACGGGTTTATTGTCTTTGGGTGTAGCCTTGATTCTGATTGGCGTAGGGCGACGAAATACACCTTTCAAACCACTGTTGTATTTAGGCATTATTGGCGTATCAATTTCTGCCTATGAACTTTTGTTTTATCAAATGTCCCAAACCACGGGAGGCGCATTAGGTGATGGCTTAATTGCCATGTCTGCCCTGGGGACTAGCATCATGTATGCTTATCGCATTCTCACCCCCTGGATTCTCAGCTATTTACGCTTAACTCCCCAAGAACTTAAAGGAATCGCCCATCTCCACTGGTTTTGGAGTAGCAGCTTATTAATGGCGGCCATTCCCCTTCCCATGGACATTAACCGTCTGGTGGGGTTAGCCACTGGGGTATTTTTAATTAGATATGCCATATTTCAAGGAAAGGGAACGCCTGCTATTCCTCGTATCTTTGGCAGAATCACCATAGGAGAATTGTGGGTTTACCTCGGACTTTTAGAGACAGCTGCTATGCGAATCTATTGGCGGGAAACATCCGTAGGACAATTCTTAGGTGGCCCCTTAGTGCCTTGGAACGGTGCGATCGCCTGCGTAATTGCCTACTTTCTCTACATCTTACCTTGGGAAAGTTGGGGTTGGTCTAAAAGACCGTGGCAACAAGCCGCATATATTACACCACTGGTAATTATCTGGGAAACCAGAATGCAAGTTTCTCCCATCGCCTTACTCATCGCAGTTGGATTTTATATCTTCTTAGCCAAGGTGAGTCAAAATATTCGTTTTACATATATCAGTGCGGTCTTAATTAATTGGGGATTATTTCGCTGGTTTGATAGCTTACTCTTGACAAATGCTTTATGGTATGTGACACCAATAGGATTATCACTGCTGTATGTTGCTCAAGTAGATCCTTTATTGAGACTACCAAAATATAAAACAGCTCGTCATAGTTTAGGATTGCTAGGCAGTAGCTTAATTTGTGGATGGGCAATTTTATTTGATCAACAGACACCCTTAATCCCCGGAATTTTCAGCCTGATTGCCATTTTTGCTGGATTAGCTTTGCGAACACGGGCTTTTCTCTATGTTGGTACAGCGACTTTCTTGATTACCAGTTTCTATCAACTAGTGATTTTCAGCTTCAGCTATCCCTTTTTAAAATGGATTGTCGGCTTACTAGTGGGCATCATTTTGATTTCCGTTGCAGCTAACTTTGAAACTCGCCGGACTCAAATAAATACTATACTTCGCAACATCAGTGATGAACTTCAGCAATGGCAATAA
- a CDS encoding FAD-binding domain-containing protein, protein MSDLILFWHRRDLRISDNTGLAAARRRSAKVVGVFCLDPQILERDDVAPARVTYMIGCLQALEQRYIEVGSQLLILHDNPVKAIPGLAGALNAKGVFWNWDVEPYSQARDRTIIDILKSKDIEFLHENWDQILHSPDEIRTGAKNPYTVYSPFWKNWSSKPKAKPVETLQNAVGLTGAEQEVAKQAGVIELPSAKDLGFSWDGELSIAPGEAAAQERLKEFTDRAITEYQEQRNFPGVDGTSRLSAALKFGVIGIRSVWEATLEAQEHSRSEETEASIRTWQQELAWREFYQHAMYNFPELAEGAYRDTFKSFPWQNNPEHFQAWCEGRTGYPIVDAAMRQLNEMGWMHNRCRMIVASFLTKDLMINPQWGEKYFMQKLIDGDLSANNGGWQWSASSGMDPKPLRIFNPASQAQKFDGEGEYIRQWVSELQSVDTEYLVTGKIPPLELQGIGYPAPIVDHKVQQALFKQMYQQQKNLINSES, encoded by the coding sequence ATGTCTGACTTAATTTTATTTTGGCATCGTCGTGATTTACGTATTTCTGATAATACAGGATTAGCAGCGGCCAGAAGGCGGAGTGCAAAAGTGGTGGGCGTTTTTTGCCTTGACCCCCAGATTCTGGAACGGGACGATGTAGCCCCCGCGAGAGTAACCTACATGATTGGCTGTTTACAGGCACTGGAACAGCGATATATTGAAGTAGGTAGCCAATTGTTAATACTTCATGACAATCCAGTAAAAGCCATACCAGGTTTAGCGGGGGCATTAAATGCCAAAGGTGTATTTTGGAACTGGGATGTAGAACCCTATTCTCAAGCACGCGATCGCACGATCATTGATATCCTGAAATCAAAAGACATTGAATTTCTGCACGAAAATTGGGATCAGATCCTCCACTCACCAGACGAAATTCGTACAGGTGCTAAAAATCCTTACACTGTTTACAGTCCTTTCTGGAAAAACTGGAGTAGCAAACCCAAGGCGAAACCAGTAGAAACACTGCAAAATGCCGTAGGCTTAACAGGGGCTGAACAAGAAGTTGCCAAACAAGCAGGAGTAATCGAATTACCCTCAGCTAAAGACTTAGGTTTTAGCTGGGATGGAGAATTAAGTATTGCACCAGGAGAAGCCGCAGCCCAAGAAAGATTAAAGGAATTTACTGATCGTGCTATTACTGAATATCAAGAACAGCGTAACTTCCCCGGCGTTGATGGCACATCCAGGTTGAGTGCAGCTTTGAAATTTGGAGTTATTGGCATTCGCAGCGTGTGGGAAGCCACTTTAGAGGCGCAAGAACATAGCCGCAGCGAAGAAACAGAAGCTAGTATCCGCACATGGCAACAGGAATTAGCTTGGCGAGAGTTTTATCAACACGCTATGTATAACTTCCCAGAACTGGCTGAGGGGGCTTATCGCGACACCTTCAAAAGCTTTCCTTGGCAAAATAACCCAGAACATTTTCAGGCTTGGTGCGAGGGGAGAACAGGTTATCCCATTGTCGATGCAGCAATGCGCCAGTTAAATGAAATGGGTTGGATGCATAACCGTTGTCGGATGATTGTGGCTAGTTTTTTAACTAAAGATTTAATGATAAATCCCCAATGGGGAGAAAAATACTTTATGCAGAAACTCATTGATGGTGATTTATCTGCTAATAATGGCGGTTGGCAATGGAGTGCTTCTAGTGGCATGGACCCGAAACCATTAAGGATTTTTAACCCTGCTAGTCAAGCACAAAAATTTGACGGGGAAGGTGAATATATTCGCCAATGGGTATCAGAGTTGCAGTCTGTAGATACTGAATATTTAGTAACTGGTAAAATTCCACCTTTGGAACTTCAAGGTATTGGCTATCCTGCACCAATTGTGGATCATAAAGTTCAGCAAGCTTTGTTTAAGCAGATGTATCAGCAGCAAAAAAATCTCATTAATTCTGAATCGTGA
- a CDS encoding cupin domain-containing protein: MPTLLLDDGTIKSNLNEILPELAPLDIHLKHYDPGTSLLFPHFLEQDVLTDSDKQQIIDLHHGVFEFLQQQNGYLWSDLLNLHPGLPNLQNFIATYSRYHHHTAPEALYVLAGEMIFGFVKPDGHQVQLLIQSQDYIHIPEGVEHWCSPTALLHFKAIRYFTSVEGWVPNYTGTQLSDSLNKPH, from the coding sequence ATGCCCACCCTATTACTAGACGACGGCACAATCAAGAGCAATTTAAATGAGATATTGCCAGAACTCGCGCCTCTTGACATTCACCTAAAACACTATGACCCAGGAACATCACTACTTTTTCCCCATTTTCTAGAGCAGGATGTTTTAACTGATTCAGACAAACAGCAAATAATTGACCTGCATCATGGGGTTTTTGAATTTCTTCAGCAACAAAATGGCTATCTGTGGTCTGATTTGCTAAATCTGCATCCAGGTTTACCCAATCTCCAGAATTTTATAGCTACTTACAGCCGTTATCATCATCATACTGCTCCTGAAGCCCTTTACGTATTGGCAGGAGAAATGATTTTTGGTTTTGTCAAACCCGATGGTCATCAGGTACAGCTGTTAATTCAGTCCCAAGACTATATCCACATTCCCGAAGGTGTAGAACATTGGTGTAGTCCTACTGCATTGTTACATTTTAAAGCGATACGCTATTTCACATCTGTTGAAGGATGGGTTCCCAATTACACGGGGACTCAGTTGAGTGATTCTTTGAATAAACCTCATTAA
- a CDS encoding bifunctional 4-hydroxy-2-oxoglutarate aldolase/2-dehydro-3-deoxy-phosphogluconate aldolase: protein MSDQVWLSHLQKYRAIAVIRASDMRLAQNMAMAAAAGGMRLIEITWNSDRPGELIRLLGAELPNCIIGTGTLFNVEQLQEAIASGAQFLFTPHVDPAMIQAAVKQDVPIIPGAMTPTEIVTAWNQGASCVKVFPVQAVGGVNYIKSLQGPLGEIPLIPTGGVTLENAPEFIQAGAIAVGLSGQLFPERLVREGNWQAIASQANQLMQRLNN from the coding sequence ATGTCTGATCAAGTTTGGTTATCACATCTGCAAAAATACCGTGCGATCGCAGTTATTCGCGCTTCAGATATGCGGTTGGCTCAAAATATGGCTATGGCTGCTGCGGCTGGGGGAATGCGGCTGATTGAAATTACCTGGAATAGCGATCGCCCTGGGGAATTAATTCGTCTATTAGGTGCAGAGTTACCAAACTGTATCATTGGCACGGGGACGCTGTTTAATGTCGAACAATTGCAAGAGGCGATCGCTTCTGGGGCGCAATTTCTCTTCACACCCCACGTTGATCCTGCCATGATTCAAGCCGCAGTCAAACAAGATGTGCCAATTATCCCCGGTGCAATGACTCCCACAGAAATTGTCACTGCTTGGAATCAGGGTGCAAGCTGTGTGAAGGTGTTTCCTGTGCAAGCTGTGGGAGGAGTTAACTATATTAAAAGTTTACAAGGGCCACTGGGTGAAATACCCTTAATTCCTACTGGGGGAGTGACTTTAGAAAATGCTCCAGAATTTATCCAAGCTGGGGCGATCGCTGTCGGTTTGAGTGGTCAATTATTTCCTGAAAGGCTTGTTAGAGAAGGAAATTGGCAGGCGATCGCATCCCAGGCAAATCAACTAATGCAGCGCTTAAATAATTAA
- a CDS encoding erythromycin esterase family protein translates to MLDATITNIVDAVRGYAHRLTGADQDYDPLMNLIGNGRFVLIGEASHGTHEFYEQRAEITKRLIEEKGFTAVAVEADWPDAYRVNRYVRGVSEDPTPAEALLNFQRFPLWMWRNTDVLNFVGWLREYNDSLPKKAIKTGFYGLDLYSMYASIEAVLGYLNQVDPEAAQRARDRYSCFDHFGEDAQRYGYATSLGITKSCENEAINQLQDLQSQTAKYLQQERQIEIDDFFYAEQNARIVRNAEHYYRSMFQGRVSSWNIRDRHMAETLDQLVTHLDQHHQPAKVVVWEHNSHLGDARATDMGSMGEVNVGQLVKERYGNEAVNIGFTTYTGTVTATSNWGETAQLKQVRAALPGSYEALFHETEQPQFFLNLRDENQAIVGLRQPRLERAIGVIYQPETERVSHYFHACLPEQFDAVIHIDDTKGVQPLDRVPTWEMREAPETFPFAL, encoded by the coding sequence ATGCTAGACGCAACTATCACCAATATAGTCGATGCGGTGCGTGGGTATGCACACCGATTAACAGGCGCAGATCAAGATTATGACCCATTAATGAACTTAATCGGCAATGGGCGTTTTGTCTTGATTGGCGAAGCCTCCCACGGGACTCATGAATTTTATGAACAACGGGCAGAGATTACCAAGCGACTAATTGAAGAAAAGGGGTTTACAGCCGTAGCGGTGGAAGCGGATTGGCCTGATGCTTACCGAGTCAATCGTTACGTGCGGGGTGTGAGTGAAGACCCCACACCAGCCGAAGCACTCTTAAATTTCCAACGCTTCCCTTTATGGATGTGGCGGAATACAGATGTGTTGAATTTTGTGGGCTGGTTACGGGAATACAATGATAGTTTACCCAAAAAGGCCATTAAAACGGGTTTTTATGGGTTAGACCTTTATAGTATGTATGCTTCCATAGAAGCAGTTCTGGGCTACCTCAATCAAGTTGATCCCGAAGCCGCCCAACGCGCGCGCGATCGCTATTCATGCTTCGATCATTTTGGCGAAGATGCCCAGCGCTATGGGTATGCTACCAGTTTGGGAATTACCAAATCTTGCGAAAATGAGGCCATCAATCAATTGCAAGACCTGCAAAGTCAGACTGCCAAATATCTCCAACAGGAGAGGCAAATTGAGATTGATGATTTCTTTTATGCCGAACAGAATGCACGAATAGTTAGAAACGCCGAGCATTATTACCGTTCAATGTTTCAAGGACGGGTGTCTTCGTGGAATATACGCGATCGCCACATGGCAGAAACCTTAGACCAATTGGTAACACATTTGGATCAACACCATCAACCAGCCAAAGTTGTGGTTTGGGAACACAATTCCCATTTAGGTGACGCACGCGCCACTGATATGGGGTCAATGGGTGAGGTGAATGTTGGTCAATTGGTCAAAGAACGCTATGGCAATGAAGCTGTAAATATCGGCTTTACCACCTATACAGGGACTGTCACGGCAACTTCTAACTGGGGAGAAACGGCTCAACTCAAACAAGTTCGCGCTGCCTTACCTGGAAGTTATGAAGCCCTATTCCATGAAACTGAACAACCCCAATTTTTCCTCAACCTTCGGGATGAGAATCAAGCAATTGTGGGTTTACGACAACCCCGGCTAGAAAGAGCAATCGGTGTAATTTACCAACCGGAAACTGAGCGTGTCAGTCACTACTTCCATGCTTGTCTCCCCGAACAATTTGATGCGGTGATTCACATTGATGATACCAAGGGAGTCCAACCTCTAGACCGTGTTCCCACCTGGGAAATGCGGGAAGCACCAGAGACTTTTCCCTTTGCCCTGTAG
- a CDS encoding HdeD family acid-resistance protein, giving the protein MTNLDPMRMGTRLARNWWTVALRGAISIIFGLAALFWPDITLTALVFIFAAFVLVSGVLLAIAAFRDGLTHTHGWLMLLEGAIGIAIGIMAFIWPGITALVLLYLIAGWAIVTGVLEIIAAIQIRKEIENEWLLALAGIASVLFGLLLIVWPIAGALAILWIIAAYAIVFGILLLILAFRLRNWGTERRIF; this is encoded by the coding sequence ATGACAAACCTTGACCCCATGAGAATGGGAACGCGCTTGGCCAGGAATTGGTGGACAGTTGCATTAAGAGGAGCGATCTCGATCATCTTTGGTTTAGCAGCATTATTCTGGCCAGATATCACCCTGACAGCTTTGGTATTTATATTTGCGGCCTTTGTCTTAGTCAGTGGAGTATTATTAGCGATCGCTGCATTCCGAGATGGTCTAACTCATACCCACGGTTGGCTAATGTTGCTCGAAGGTGCAATTGGCATTGCTATTGGAATCATGGCATTCATTTGGCCAGGTATCACAGCATTAGTCTTGCTTTACCTGATTGCAGGTTGGGCAATTGTTACTGGCGTTTTAGAGATAATTGCCGCCATTCAGATCCGCAAAGAAATTGAGAATGAATGGCTACTAGCATTAGCCGGCATCGCCTCGGTACTGTTCGGCCTTCTGCTCATTGTCTGGCCTATTGCTGGCGCATTAGCCATCCTGTGGATTATTGCCGCCTACGCCATCGTTTTCGGCATCTTACTGCTAATTCTGGCTTTTCGACTCCGTAATTGGGGAACCGAACGCAGAATCTTTTAA
- a CDS encoding Hsp20/alpha crystallin family protein, with translation MVLSRWEPFREIETIQRQMNRLLDQITPSSDTGEIISDRLTFVPPAELEETSEDIKLWMEIPGIDPQNLDVKVAADTVSVTGERKSEIKEEERRGMRRSEFRYGRFQRVIPLPSRIQNDKVQADFKNGVLCLTMPKAEEEKTRVVTVQLPGQSQQGQISGSKKDKS, from the coding sequence ATGGTATTAAGTCGCTGGGAACCTTTTAGAGAAATCGAAACCATCCAACGGCAGATGAATCGTCTACTGGATCAAATCACACCCTCAAGTGATACAGGCGAGATCATCAGCGATAGACTCACATTTGTACCTCCAGCAGAACTGGAAGAAACCTCTGAGGATATCAAACTGTGGATGGAAATTCCTGGTATTGACCCCCAAAACTTAGACGTAAAAGTTGCCGCAGATACAGTTTCTGTAACTGGTGAGCGTAAATCTGAAATCAAGGAAGAAGAAAGAAGAGGTATGCGTCGTTCAGAATTTCGCTATGGCAGATTTCAAAGAGTAATACCTCTACCATCTCGAATCCAAAACGATAAAGTACAAGCTGACTTTAAGAATGGTGTTTTGTGTCTCACCATGCCTAAAGCCGAAGAAGAAAAAACCAGAGTTGTGACTGTTCAGTTACCAGGACAAAGCCAGCAAGGGCAGATTTCTGGAAGTAAGAAAGATAAAAGCTAA